The following proteins are encoded in a genomic region of Pseudorca crassidens isolate mPseCra1 chromosome 1, mPseCra1.hap1, whole genome shotgun sequence:
- the LOC137207587 gene encoding cysteine-rich protein 1 isoform X2 codes for MPKCPKCNKEVYFAERVTSLGKDWHRPCLKCEKCGKTLTSGSHAEASGAVGQRATLSSKPRFWRPHPWLPAGPLPL; via the exons ATGCCCAAGTGCCCCAAGTGCAACAAAGAGGTGTACTTTG CTGAGCGGGTGACCTCCCTGGGGAAGGACTGGCATCGCCCTTGCCTGAAGTGTGAGAAATGTGGAAAGACGCTGACCTCGGGGTCTCACGCCGAG GCTTCGGGCGCGGTGGGGCAGAGAGCCACACTTTCAAGTAAACCCAG GTTTTGGAGACCCCATCCCTGGCTGCCCGCCGGGCCGCTGCCCCTCTAG
- the TEDC1 gene encoding tubulin epsilon and delta complex protein 1 isoform X10 produces MGRRRRRRRVDPADAARALPEAIAALSQTLPAGPSPETFRRAKFDRPEAAPALWRLLFRVLSPQLADGASASFSPGKARLVRLWPRPPREPRPLHDHGTALQAQVRSVKLALRTQGYPRRALAQLPDDGSQGGRELLLALAWLLARGPLPERLLTQNRVQLGDEMPVCECEALASPGPPAPSVEADGCVDIRHLQWLMGKLRFRWRNLMASQQEQCALLGKIHSYTRGCHSDRSLGHLSVTETELLRDPEGGRQLLRRLERENARLQAALEWRRRELVFWRWMDPHTRDWSVGAPGAGAAGPAGRAARGGGGPAGGLGGRGQFWCRPCWLPLTPCGLLDLLVDMCVPQPHLGATLLSP; encoded by the exons atggggcggcggcggcggcgtcgccGGGTGGACCCGGCGGACGCGGCCCGGGCCCTGCCCGAGGCCATCGCCGCATTGAGTCAGACTCTGCCCGCCGGACCCAGCCCCGAGACCTTCCGCCGCGCCAAGTTCGACCGTCCGGAGGCG GCCCCCGCGCTCTGGCGGCTGCTCTTCCGCGTGCTCTCGCCGCAGCTGGCCGACGGCGCCTCGGCCTCATTCTCCCCGGGTAAGGCCCGCCTGGTAAGGCTCTGGCCCCGCCCACCCAGAGAGCCCCGCCCACTGCACGACCACGGGACAGCCCTCC AGGCCCAGGTCCGCTCTGTGAAGTTGGCGCTGCGCACCCAGGGCTACCCTAGGCGGGCCCTGGCACAGCTCCCGGACGACGGCTCCCAGGGCGGCCGCGAGCTGCTGCTGGCCCTGGCCTGGCTCCTGGCCCGCGGGCCCCTGCCCGAGCGGCTGCTGACCCAGAACCGCGTGCAGCTGGGAGACGAGATGCCCGTGTGCGAG TGCGAGGCCCTGGCCAGCCCtggccctcctgcccccagcGTGGAAGCAGACGGCTGTGTGGACATCCGCCACCTGCAGTGGCTGATGGGAAAGCTGCGGTTCCGGTGGCGAAACCTGATGGCCAGTCAGCAGGAGCAGTGCGCCCTCCTGGGCAAG ATCCACTCATATACCCGTGGCTGCCACAGCGACCGCAGCCTTGGCCACCTGTCTGTCACCGAAACGGAGCTGCTCAGAGACCCGGAGGGTGGCCGTCAG CTGCTGCGGAGGCTGGAGAGGGAGAACGCGCGGCTGCAGGCGGCCCTCGAGTGGCGGCGCCGGGAGCTGGTCTTCTGGCGGTGGATG GATCCCCACACCAGGGACTGGAGCGTTGGAGCCCCTGGTGCGGGAGCTGCAGGCCCTGCAGGGAGAGCTGCGAGAGGCGGTGGAGGCCCGGCGGGCGGCCTGGGAGGCCGGG GGCAGTTCTGGTGTCGTCCCTGCTGGCTTCCGCTCACACCATGTGGCCTTTTGGACCTGCTGGTGGACATGTgtgtcccccagccccacctgggcGCCACCCTCCTCTCTCCATGA
- the LOC137207690 gene encoding cysteine-rich protein 2 isoform X2, translating to MASKCPKCDKTVYFGVNIGGAGSYIYEKPSAEKPQVTGPIEVPVARAEERKASGPPKGPSKASSVTTFTGEPNMCPRCNKRVYFAEKVTSLGKDWHRPCLRCERCGKTLTPGGHAEHDGQPYCHKPCYGILFGPKGVNTGAVGSYIYDKDPEGKVQP from the exons GGGTGAATATCGGAGGTGCCGGCTCCTACATCTACGAGAAGCCCTCTGCCGAGAAACCGCAGGTCACTGGCCCCATCGAGGTCCCCGTGGCCCGAGCTGAGGAGCGGAAGGCCAGCGGCCCCCCGAAGGGGCCCAGCAAAG cctccagcgtCACCACGTTCACCGGGGAACCCAACATGTGTCCTCGCTGCAACAAGAGGGTCTACTTTG CCGAGAAGGTGACGTCTCTGGGCAAGGACTGGCACCGGCCGTGCCTGCGCTGTGAGCGCTGCGGGAAGACGCTGACCCCAGGCGGGCACGCGGAG CACGACGGCCAGCCCTACTGCCACAAGCCCTGCTACGGAATACTTTTCGGACCCAAGG ggGTGAACACCGGAGCTGTTGGCAGCTACATCTATGACAAGGACCCCGAGGGCAAGGTTCAGCCCTAG
- the LOC137207587 gene encoding cysteine-rich protein 1 isoform X1 has protein sequence MPKCPKCNKEVYFAERVTSLGKDWHRPCLKCEKCGKTLTSGSHAEHEGKPYCNHPCYAAMFGPKGFGRGGAESHTFK, from the exons ATGCCCAAGTGCCCCAAGTGCAACAAAGAGGTGTACTTTG CTGAGCGGGTGACCTCCCTGGGGAAGGACTGGCATCGCCCTTGCCTGAAGTGTGAGAAATGTGGAAAGACGCTGACCTCGGGGTCTCACGCCGAG CATGAAGGCAAGCCCTATTGCAACCATCCCTGCTACGCGGCCATGTTCGGCCCCAAAG GCTTCGGGCGCGGTGGGGCAGAGAGCCACACTTTCAAGTAA